The nucleotide window TGGAAACTTCCTCACCGGAATCCTTCTGCATCGATTCGGAAAAAAAGGTTTTCAGCAGGAAAGTCCCGAAAGGAGCCTGCACATATTTGCTGTTGGCCACGCGTGAGATGGTGGAAATATCGAGGTTGACTTTCTCGGCTATATCTTTCAGGATCATTGGCTTAAGCCTGGTTTCATCCCCGGTGCGAAAGTAATCATCCTGGTAGTCCATGATCGCCCGCATAGTCAGGTAAAGGGTATTCTGGCGTTGCTTGATCGCATCGATAAACCATTTGGCCGAATCGATCTTTTGTTTGACAAATTGCATGGCTTCCCTGCCTTTAGTGTGTTTGTTATCCGAGTAGGTTTCCATCATGTCAATATAAGACCGGTTGATGCGAAGTTCCGGTGCATTGCGCGAATTCAGGGTAAGCTCAAGCTCTCCGTTAATATTGCGGACGGAAAAATCGGGGATGACATAATTATTCAGCCGGGTTGTTTCGCTGACTGAATCGCCCGGTTTGGGGTTTAGTTTGAGGATTTCCTGGATTGCTCCTTTCAGATCCTCTTCGGTGATCCGGGCTTTTTTAATGATCTTGTCATAGTGTTTCCTGGTGAATTCATCGAAATGCTTTTCAAGGATCATTTCGGCCATCTCCGCTTCGCGGCTCCGGTTTTCCTGGCGCCTGAGCTGGATGAGCAGGCATTCCTGCAGATTCCTGGCGCCGATGCCGGGCGGATCGAGGTTCTGTATGACTTTCAGCACTTCGAGGATTTCATCCTTGGTGGCATGCAGGTTTTGTGAAAAAACAAGGTCGTCCGTCATGGCATCGGGGTCACGCTGGAGATAACCGGCATCATCAAGGTTGCCAATGATCGTAAGGCCGATCTGGTATTGCTTATCTGTCAACTCCCTGAGTCCAAGCTGTGAGATCAGGTATTCCTGGAAACTGGTGCCTGCTGCGAAGGGCACATCACGCTGGTCATCATCAGGGCTCTGGTTATTGGCTGCCATCCTGTAGGCCGGGATCTCATCTTCATCGAGATAATCGTTGAAGTCGAATTCATCTTCCGGGCTGCTTTCCTTGAAATCATCCGTTTCAGGTTCATCTTCCGTGCCCGCCGGCGTATCATCCATTTCTTCGAATTTCTCTTCTTCCTGGTTATCAGTAGAGTCTTCGGGCATTTCGAGGGCAGGGTTTTCTTCAATCTCCTGCTTGATCCGCTGCTCCAGGGCCATGGATGGGATTTGCAACAGCTTCATCAGCAGTATCTGCTGTGGAGACAGCTTTTGAAGTAACTTCTGCTGAAGCCGCTGGTTTAACATAACAGGGATGCTGTTTTAAAATTCTATTTAAAGATACAAAATTATCATTAATGAAGATAACCGGAAGTGGGAAATATTTTTAATCAGAACTCCGCATTCATCGGCGTCCTGGGGAAAGGAATGACATCGCGGATATTACCCATGCCGGTGATGAAGAGCATGAGTCGTTCGAAACCGAGCCCGAAACCACTGTGCGGCACCGTACCAAACTTCCGGGTCTCTAAATACCACCAAAGCGTTTCCTCCGGGATATGCAGCTCCCGGAAGCGTTCCTGCAATTTTTCCATGTTTTCTTCGCGTTGTGAGCCGCCTATGATCTCCCCGATCTGAGGGAACAGCACATCCATGGCCCTCACCGTCTTGCTGTCATCATTCTGCTTCATGTAAAATGCCTTGATCTCCCTTGGGTAATCAGCGATGATCACCGGCTTGTTAAAGTGCTTTTCCACCAGGTAGCGTTCATGCTCTGATTGTAAATCAGTGCCCCATTTCTCTATCACGTACTGAAATTTCTTTTGTTTATTAGGTTTGGAATTAATCAGTACATCTATGGCCTCGGTGTATGTGATGCGCTCAAATTCATTTTCCAGGACGAATTCCAGTTTTTCGATAAGACCCATCGCGGAGCGCTCTTCCTGTTTTTTGTTCTTTTCTTCGTCTTCCAACCGTTTAGCGAGGAAATCCAGGTCTTCCCGGCAATTTTCCAGAGCGTAGATCACAAGGTATTTCAGCATTTCCTCAGCCAGGTCCATGTTGTCGTTGATGTCATAAAAGGCCATTTCCGGCTCTATCATCCAGAATTCGGCCAGGTGGCGGCTGGTGTTGGAATTTTCCGCACGGAAGGTCGGACCAAAGGTGTATACGTCGGATAAAGCGAGGGCCGCCAGCTCTGCTTCGAGCTGCCCCGATACCGTCAGGTTGGTCTGTTTACCAAAAAAATCCTGCTTATAATCCACTTCTCCCGTTTCCGTAAGGGGTGGTTTGATGGGATCCAGAATAGTAACCCGGAACATCTCCCCGGCCCCTTCGGCATCGGAACCTGTGATGATAGGCGTGTGAATGTTATAAAACCCTTTATCCGTAAAGAATTTATGGATAGCGAATATCATGGCGTGGCGGACGCGGGTGACCGCCGCGAACGTATTGGTCCTGAAACGCAAATGGGCTTTTTCACGGAGGAATTCGAGGGAATGTCTTTTAGGTTGAAGGGGGAATTCATCGGGATTGGCTTCGCCGTATAAAATAATATCTTTTGCCAGAAGCTCAACGCGCTGGCCTGCGCCCGGGGATTCAATAAGCGTACCTTTGACCGATAGGCCAGCACCTGTATTTATCCGCTCGATTATATTCTGATCAATAGTATCAGGTTGCACCACCATCTGTAGGTTTTGAATCGTCGATCCATCGTTGAGCGTGATGAAAGTGACATTCTTGCTCTCCCGTTTAGTCCTTACCCAGCCCTTGGCTACGACTTCCTTGTCGACTTCACCAGATTGCAGCAGCTCCTTGATTTTTGTCCGTTTAATCCCGTGATCCAGCATAATACATTTTAATTTAAAGTGCAAAAATAAGAAAATGATTGGAAGGTGGAACGATAAGACGGTAGGACGGTAGGACGGGAAGAGGGAACTGCCGGCGAAATAATATATATCTTTGCATCATGCCTGCCATTATAGAAAATATTCTTCCTTTGAAGGATTATCTGCCTGTAAAGGACAATCCTTTGATCATCGCGGGCCCATGCAGTGCTGAGACAGAAGAGCAAGTTTTGGAAACAGCTCACGGGTTGGCTGCAATACCTCAGGTAGCTGCGTTCCGTTGCGGGCTCTGGAAACCCCGGACACGTCCGGGTGACTTCGAGGGAGTGGGTGATAAAGGATTGCCCTGGCTAAAGCGCGTCAGGCAGGAAACCGGGCTCAGGACTGCTGTCGAGGTGGCCATCCCGGCACATATAGAAGCCTGCTTAAAGCATGGCATCGATATCCTGTGGATCGGTTCGAGAACCGTCGTCAACCCGTTCTCTATCCATGAAATCGCGGAAGCGCTCAAAGGAGTGGACATTCCTGTCCTGGTGAAGAACCCGGTAAATCCTGACCTGCTGTTGTGGATCGGTGCGTTGGAAAGGTTGAGTCAGCAGGGCATCCGCAAGCTTGCGGCTGTGCACAGGGGATTTTCCGCTTATAGGAGCAAACCGTTCAGGAACCTGCCGATCTGGGAGATCCCGATAGAGTTGCGGCGGCTTATCCCGGGACTGCCGGTACTCGTTGATCCAAGCCATATCAGCGGAAACCTGACGATGCTTCCCCATGTTGCACAGACTGCCATAGACCTGGCATTCGACGGACTGATGATCGAATCCCATATTCACCCGGAAAAGGCGCTGACCGACCGTGACCAGCAGCTTACTCCCGCTGCCCTGGAAGAATTGATCCGGTGCCTGTCGTTGCCTCACGGATCAACCAGAGAAGAAGATGTCAGGCTTGTTGAATGGCGTAAGGAAATCGATGAAATTGATGAAAAGGTTCTGCAGTTGTTGGGAAAGCGCATGGAAACCGTCAATCACATTGGCAAGCACAAGAAGGAGGCAGGGATGGATTTTCTGCAACTGGAGCGTTGGAAGCAGGTGGTGGAAGACCGGCTTGAAAAAGGGACTGCCCGGGGATTGAGCCGGAATTTCCTGCTTAAACTGCTCCATGCCATCCATGAAGAAGCCTTGCGGAAACAGGCGGGGAAGAAGGAATAATCGTTACATCTTCAGCATTTTATTCGTCACCTTATTTCCTGTTTGATCTATTACCGTAATGAAATAAACTCCTTTCGGTAAATTGCTTACATCTAGTTTAATTTGCCTGGTGTTCGCTATTGTTTTAAACAGAACCTCTCCCTGCAAATTAAATATCTGGATTGTGCAATTTGTTTCCCTGCCAATGTTCAATGTGACTCCGTCTGTAGCGGGATTCGGGAAAATGAATTGATCTTGATTCAATTCATTTTCATAAACAGAAACTGAAATGTCATCTAATCGTGCGACCAGTATATCATCCCATCCGGCAGAGGTCAGTGAAATAGTGGTTCCGATAAAAGGGCACCAGGAATCATACCACCCTGTAATGTAAATATTATTTAAGGCATAGTTACCACGCTTTCAGCGACTGCGGCATAACCAGTCCCCGCTATGTTAACCCAATCCAGATTTCCGGCATCATCATAACTTGCGACAAACAAAGCACGCAGGTAAGGGATAGTAACTGCATCGGTCCCCTGTCCGAAAACGGTAGGTCCAGCGGAATATTCACCTGCAACATAAAGATGGCCGTCTTTGTGATAAGCGTCCATAAAATTTATGCCCCCGGTTGAAGCATGCCCGGCATTGATCGCCCAGTCAGCGTTTCCGCTGGTGTCGTACTGCACCAGGTACATTTCACCATATCCCGCAGCGGGTGGTGCAATGAGGGTGATAGTGTCGGGATAAATTCCAAATGAAGCATTTGCATAATAAATTCCGCTCATTACAATTTTTCCTCCGCCTTTTGAATTAACAGTCAAAGGTATATTTCCGCTTGAAGTGCTTCTGGCAGCATATGCCCAGGTATTGTCTCCAAGCAGAGGTTCATACCTGGCGATGAACCCCTTAGGATTATAAATGCTTTCTTCGAGGTCAATGGAATCAGCCGGCAGTCCGAATGTTGGCCTTCCGTTGTACTTGCCTGCAAGAAAAATGTTACCGGTGCTGTCGGTAGTTACGTCCTGCGGATACATCACTTGTGTGCATGAAACAGCGTTCCGGTGAAAAGTAAAAGTTCCTGCCGTATCCAATTTAGCAAGAAAAATATCATACACATGACGCGGTACCAGCGAATCGCTGCCGGGTTTAAAATAAGTGGTGGTCCATATTATTCCGCTGAGGATAATATTACCTGAATCATCCATGGTTGAAACATTTATATCATTTTGGTCGCTTCCAATGTGCCTGGCCCAGTTAAAATTTCCATGTGCGTCATATTTCGCAATAAAAATATCCTTGTCACCCCATGAAGTTAATGTGGTAAACTCATCAAACGTAATGTCTTCTCCGGTTCCGCCATAAACACCGAAAGTACCCACGATGTAAATATTGCCGGAAGCATCTTCGTAAATTGCTTCAGGTATTCCGTATGATGTTGTACTTGCCACAGACTTTGCCCAAAGCAATGCGCCCGCTGTAGTGTATTTTGCAATAAATACATCCACATAAAGAGGGGAGGTTAAGACCGTTGTGTCAAAAGTTGCGCTCTCAACAAAAAATCCGGATACAAGAAGGTTTCCGTCTGAGCTGTAAGTGATGGCACCGCCCCGGTCATAGAGTGTTCCTCCTGCGCTTTTTGCCCATTCCCAGTCCGGAGCCTGAGCAAAGGTTTGGAAAGAAAAGAGAAACGATGATCCGATGAGGGCTGCAAATTGCAGCATCCTCATAATGGTAATTTGATTATTCATAATTTTCCTCCTTAAAGTTTAACATAAGTTTGTTTAACTGATTATTACAACTTATTGGCAAATAGAAGGAGTCTCTATGCTCTTAGGGTTAGGATTTTATGAATGCAAGATACGACATATTTAGCAAAACAGATGTATTGAAAGGGATTTTTTTTAACCTGACGAGACAGGGTCAGGTTCATTTGCTCAATTGTCAATGGTTACAGTTCTAAATATAAAAATCCCCAACTTAAAACTTAAACCTCAAAACTTAAAACTGTTATAGCCATTTCCTTCTCTTGAAATAGAAAAGCATTGTAACTACCACGAGCATCATCAATCCAATGATGATAATAAATGAGCGCGGGTCGTTCTGAAGCGGAAGGCCGATATTCATACCGAACAATCCGGTTATGAAGGTAAGTGGAAGTAAAATGGCTGAAAAAAAGGTGAGGATCTTCATGATCTCATTGATGCGGTTAGTCTGCAGCGAGTCGAATGTTTTTGCGAGCCCTTCGATCAGCTCCTGGTAGTCTTCGGCCATATCCCACATCTTCTGGTTATAGTCGAGGATATTACCCCAGTAGTCCTCCATGTTTTCAGCGAATCCGGCAATTTGTCCCGATTCGAATTTATGGAACAATGGTAGCTGAGGTTTAAAAATAGTATTGATCAGGATGATATTTTTCCGTGTAATGGAGATCTGTAAAATGGTTTTCTGCGCCCGCTTGCTGAAGAGGTCCTCATTGATGCGGTCAAGTTCCAGGCCCAGGCGCCGCATGAGGTTCAGTGAGGAATTCATCAGCTTCTCAAGGATCCGGTATAACATCGTATCGGAAGTACCAATCTCGATTTCTTCTTTATTGTTAATCCTTTTGCGCGCATCATCAAACATTTCCGAAACCACCCAGCGGGTCTGGTCGATACTGATCACATAATCCTCTCCCCAAAAGAATTTCACCTCTTTGATGGTCAGGAAACGATTTTGAAGATCAAAACTTGGAAAATGAAGGATCATAAAATAATAATCATCATATATGTCGATTTTGGGTCGTTGGTTGGTACTTCGGCAGTCTTCGATATCCAGGGGGTGGAAATGGAAGTTATCCTTCAGGTACTGCAGGTCTACTTCAGACGGGCTAACGATGTGGTGCCACCTCAGGGTACCTATTTTTACCGTATCAACCATAACTGCTCCGGTTTAAAAAGATGATTATTATGCGATATATTCTACATTCCAGTGGGATTTAGAATCTGTGGCACAAAGATAAAAAAGGAATCCAAAAAAAAAGATTTATTTAACGATCAGTTTTCCTGATGCTATAATATTTTCATAACCGCGGACAGCATAAAAATACATTCCTGCGGACCATTCCGTAATATCCCAGCTCACTCCGCCTTTTTCATCAGTAAGTATAGTTTTATAAACTATTTTCCCACTGAAATCATAAACCACTAATGAAGCATTTCCAGGATTAAAATTTTCAATAATATAATCCATGGTCACCCTACCGGAGGCCGGATTGGGTTGGATGGATATTTTTGCACCTTCGGTTTGAGACGCAAAATTTTGCGTTTCTACAACACCGGTGGCCAAATCAACCACTGTAACGGTCATATCATCCCAGTAGAATCCATCGCCCTCCACATAACTGTCGCTCCTTAAGACGAACCGTATCTTAATCTGTTCACCCAGGAACTGTTTCAGGTCTATCTGTTCTTTGACCCAGGTGCCTTGAGTACCATGATAGAGTGGCTGTCCGGAAACCTGGTAAATAGTCCCTGGCCGCGTGTATTTGCCTTCCATAGGAGTCCAGTTCGCACCCTCATCGTCAGTAATAAAGATCTGGACATAATCATAACCAAGCTCAATGTCCCATTTTGTCCAGAAATTAAGAATAGCAGCCTGTTCCTCTGTGAGATCAATCGGCTCTGAAAGAGTCATTATATTGTTCTCATTATCGACATATTGTCCATATGGGGAGTCGGTGATGGATTTGTCCGGAGAATGATATTGATTGGTCGTTGTATTCCATTTTGAGGAAATCCAGTTCTGGAAGGATGAGGCGGTATCTTCAAAAATTACTACCGATGTACCGTAATACTTGTGAATTGTGTCGGAAATCGTTCCAAAGCCATCATTTATCGACAAAAGGTAATCAATGTGAGCTCCGCCTTGAATACTTTCTTTAAGTACATATATGAAAGCCGCACTTGTGGTTTCCATGATATCTAAGTCACTGAATGTAAATGGAGTACTAACAGAATCGATGGCATCATTCAAAGGTTCAATGGATACAGTGTAAGTGGCGCCATCTTTCAGTCCAAGCCGTTTGATTTTAAAGAAGAGCAGGCCGGTTTTATTTTCCAGAATTGCAGGAGTCAGGTCTGTTAAGCTTGCCCATGGCCCGGCGAGTCTGGCAGCCATGATATTTTGCCACATATTGACCTGGCAAAGCGGGATAATCTGAGGGACCGGCGGCCAGAAGCCCGCACTGCCATCACCGACTTCGGGAGTGTAAGAATAAATCAACGCTTTGGAAGTTTGTTCCCCATACATCCAGTCGTCAGAGCTCCCATTGGTGAGATAAATTGTCGTGCTGGCCGGACCGTATTCATATGCGTTCTCATAAGTCAGGATTTCGCCGAATGCATTAAAAATAGCATCATCAGGACAAGGATCAGTGATATAACCCCAGGGGTAAAGAAGCTCGTTCTGGTATGAATGGTAATTTAAGGCAATCATGAACTCATGTTCGTTGCAAAAATCTCGAATGTTCATTATTTCCGGCTCAGAGAAGGCTGATGGTCCACGATAGGTATCATCCCATGGATAAGGAGATGACCCGTTATCATCATAACCCCACATATAGCCATAGTTCCTGTTTAAATCCACACCATAGGATCCGTCATCATTCTGCCGCCTGTTCTTCCGCCACATTCCTCCGCCGCTCGGCTCGTTCTGGATGTTATAAGCATAGCCGTCCATGTTGATGATCGGGACAAAATAGAGTTCGAAATTATCGACGATATACCGGACATCAGGGTCAGTATCATAATTTTCAAGAAGGTAATACATATAATAGACCAGCAATTGCATGCCGATAGGTTCACGGGCGTGATGCATCCCGGTATACAAGACTTCGGGCTCATCCTCGTTGGTGGTCGGGTTGTCAGAAAGACGCACCCAGTAAAGCTCCTGGTCGTTATGGGTCGGATAATCCAGGGCGTACCTCGGGGAGATCAGGTACGGGTAAAGTGTGGCCATGTTATCAAGGTGTGCCATGGCCTGGTCAATGGAAAGGAAACCTCCGACAGTGCCGAGCTCGAAGCCTTCAGGCACCGGCCAGTCGCGGCTGAGAGTATATTTCGCGTGCTTTATCTCATCAAGCCGGGAAAGAAAAGGCTTGTTCCTTTCAACGTAATATTTTGTCATATCCGGTATCAAAACTTCATATCTGATACCGGCCGCGTCGGCAATCGCCAGCTCTCTTTCTGAAAGTTCGCATATCACATAAACGCCCGATTTGAAGACGCCGTGGTCAATGGCCAGTCCCCGGGCGGCCAGGTTAACCATGTCATCGTGATTGGCAAAAAGTTTCACCCGTGAAAACTGGGCCTGGGCAGCAGCAAATAGCATCATGACCGAAAGGATCATAGTAAAAATCAGTCTTTTCATCATCGAAGGAATTATAGATTGGTTACATGGTACATTGCACAAATATAGGAACTATTGGGATGAGGGATTGAGGAAGATTTTAATATTTCATTTCCAATAGAAAGAGTTCACCAGATGCCTGATATCTTCCTCGATAAAGGCAAGGACCGGTGCCAGGGAATCATTATTGGGTGAAACATTAAAATACAAGGCCCCCCGAAGGAAATTTGCCGAACTGTCGGTCAGGAAAAACTGGCAGGGAGATGCTGCCTGTGAACCTTCGATATAATAAACCAATCCGAAAACTTTATCTTCCGGCCGGTAAATCAGCGAATCGTCAATGGCGTCCGCTTTGGGGATATGTTTGACTACAAAAGTTCTGCTATCTTCAAGGTATTCGGTTAAATTATTCCTTACCGGTTTGTAGCTGATAAAGATACGTCCCTGAAATCCGGGAAAATCAATGTTGATCCAATAGGGCTCTGATGTGGACCTGTTATCTGGTGTTATTTTCGCATAAACAGGATATTCAAAAGAATAAGGGTAGGATGAATCAAACCTGACATATTGTTTTTCAGGAAGATCTATCCGGAAATAACCCCGGGGTTTGGGTGCATAATCCTGCCTGCATCCGGCCAAAGTCAGAATAAAGATTAAGGTTAAGGTTGAAGTAAAGAGAATTAGTATATTCTTTGCACGCATGCTGGTTTGGGCTAATAGATAATTACTCAAGAAAATCCGGGTCAGATTCAGGCTTTGATAGTGTTACCTTTACCCGTTTTATCCTTCTTTTATCCACCGCTTTAATAGTAAATGTAAACTGGCGGTAAGACACCTGTTCATCTTTTTCGGGCATTTTTTCCATTAATTCGAGAATAAGGCCGGCCAATGAGTCGGCATCTCCCCTGACTTCATCAAATAATCCATCTTCGATGTAAAGGATCTTATACAAATCATTCAGCGAAGTTTTTCCCTCAAAAATATAATTATTATCATCCAGCCTTGAATATTCAAAATCGCCGGAAGGCTCATCATGTTCATCACTGATTTCCCCGACAATCTCTTCAATAATATCCTCCAGTGTGACAATTCCCGAAGTACCGCCATATTCGTCCACCACAACGGCCATGTGTATTTTTTTCTCCTGAAACTCCTGTAGCAGGTCATTTATCTTCTTGTTTTCCGGCACGAAGAAGGCATCTCTCAGGAGGTCTCTCCAGTTAAAGTCATCCTCCTGGTTGAGATGCGGGAGAAGGTCTTTGATATAAATGATGCCCCTAACCTGGTCAAAGGAATCTTCATAAGCGGGGATTCTTGAATAGCCTGCCTCAATGATCAGATTCAGCAGCTCTTTGAAGTTTGTCCCGATATCAACTGCCGTAACATCCACTCTGGATTTCATGATCTCCTTTACATCCATATCGCCAAATTTAACTATACCCTGAAGGATTTTCTTCTCCTCTTCCGGTGTATTCTTTCCGGAAGTAAGTTCTATGGCATCTGACAGTTCGCTGATGGAAACATTATAGGCTTTGCGGTTTATCCGCCTGTCGATCAGGTTTGTCGACCTTACCAGCAGGTTGCTGAGGGGGTAGAAAATCCTGATTAAGACGCGCAACGGGCCGGCCAATATGCGTGCAAACTTAAGACTGCTACGGGTGGCATAAACTTTAGGCATCACTTCACCAAACAAAAGGATAAGGGAAGTAACCACTACGACCTGTATCAGGAAAGCCAGCCAATAGGGAAACCGGCTAAAGTCGAACAGGCTGTTGGTAACATAGGTTGATATGATGATGATGGCAACATTGAAAAAATCGTTGCTGATCACCAATGTAGCCAGCAGGTGTTTGGGCATTTCCAGGAGATGAAGGACAGCCTTGTCGGCTTTATCTTCCTTAAGCCTGAGTTCATGCAACTGGTTTGGTCCCAGAGAAAAGAAGGCAGTTTCTGCTCCGGAAGCCATAGCCGTACCAACCAGAAGCACCAAAATTGCGAGGATACCTGCAATAACCGTCAAAGAAAAACCAGTAACCGGCAAATCAAGCAGGATCATACCAAATGACCGGAAAAGGCCTGAATCGAAAATTTCCAAAGTAAGATGGAATTGGTTGAAGGTGCAAAGATAAGAAAAAAGTGAAGAACGAAGAGTGAAGAGTGAAAAGTGAACCGGGTATGATGCCCATCATTTTTCACTATTCACTCTTCATTTTTCACTAAACTAGAACGGGAGGTCATCTCCGGTCTCTGCTGTCAGATCAATATTTTGGTCCGGTGGTTCCTGCGTTGCCGGCTTTTCCTGCTTCTGAGAGCCTGCATAACCGCTATCGGACTGTTCCCGCCGGCCGCCGAGCATAACCATATTATCGGCGATGATTTCAGTAGTATACCGTTTGTTGCCATCCTTATCGGTCCAGTCGCGGGTCCGGATCTTACCTTCAACGTAAATGGAATTTCCTTTTTTAAGGTAGTTTTCTGCCACTTCGGCCAGGCCACGCCATAGAACCACATTATGCCACTCGGTCTGATCGACCTTCTC belongs to Bacteroidales bacterium and includes:
- the gldD gene encoding gliding motility lipoprotein GldD — protein: MRAKNILILFTSTLTLIFILTLAGCRQDYAPKPRGYFRIDLPEKQYVRFDSSYPYSFEYPVYAKITPDNRSTSEPYWINIDFPGFQGRIFISYKPVRNNLTEYLEDSRTFVVKHIPKADAIDDSLIYRPEDKVFGLVYYIEGSQAASPCQFFLTDSSANFLRGALYFNVSPNNDSLAPVLAFIEEDIRHLVNSFYWK
- the gldE gene encoding gliding motility-associated protein GldE, with amino-acid sequence MEIFDSGLFRSFGMILLDLPVTGFSLTVIAGILAILVLLVGTAMASGAETAFFSLGPNQLHELRLKEDKADKAVLHLLEMPKHLLATLVISNDFFNVAIIIISTYVTNSLFDFSRFPYWLAFLIQVVVVTSLILLFGEVMPKVYATRSSLKFARILAGPLRVLIRIFYPLSNLLVRSTNLIDRRINRKAYNVSISELSDAIELTSGKNTPEEEKKILQGIVKFGDMDVKEIMKSRVDVTAVDIGTNFKELLNLIIEAGYSRIPAYEDSFDQVRGIIYIKDLLPHLNQEDDFNWRDLLRDAFFVPENKKINDLLQEFQEKKIHMAVVVDEYGGTSGIVTLEDIIEEIVGEISDEHDEPSGDFEYSRLDDNNYIFEGKTSLNDLYKILYIEDGLFDEVRGDADSLAGLILELMEKMPEKDEQVSYRQFTFTIKAVDKRRIKRVKVTLSKPESDPDFLE
- a CDS encoding single-stranded DNA-binding protein; its protein translation is MAGVNRVILIGNLGKDPEIRSLEGGVKVANFSLATTETYKGKNGEKVDQTEWHNVVLWRGLAEVAENYLKKGNSIYVEGKIRTRDWTDKDGNKRYTTEIIADNMVMLGGRREQSDSGYAGSQKQEKPATQEPPDQNIDLTAETGDDLPF
- the rpoN gene encoding RNA polymerase factor sigma-54, translating into MLNQRLQQKLLQKLSPQQILLMKLLQIPSMALEQRIKQEIEENPALEMPEDSTDNQEEEKFEEMDDTPAGTEDEPETDDFKESSPEDEFDFNDYLDEDEIPAYRMAANNQSPDDDQRDVPFAAGTSFQEYLISQLGLRELTDKQYQIGLTIIGNLDDAGYLQRDPDAMTDDLVFSQNLHATKDEILEVLKVIQNLDPPGIGARNLQECLLIQLRRQENRSREAEMAEMILEKHFDEFTRKHYDKIIKKARITEEDLKGAIQEILKLNPKPGDSVSETTRLNNYVIPDFSVRNINGELELTLNSRNAPELRINRSYIDMMETYSDNKHTKGREAMQFVKQKIDSAKWFIDAIKQRQNTLYLTMRAIMDYQDDYFRTGDETRLKPMILKDIAEKVNLDISTISRVANSKYVQAPFGTFLLKTFFSESMQKDSGEEVSTREIKKILSNFIEAEDKSKPLTDEQLTEILKDKGYNIARRTVAKYREQLNIPVARLRKEL
- a CDS encoding bifunctional 3-deoxy-7-phosphoheptulonate synthase/chorismate mutase type II, which produces MPAIIENILPLKDYLPVKDNPLIIAGPCSAETEEQVLETAHGLAAIPQVAAFRCGLWKPRTRPGDFEGVGDKGLPWLKRVRQETGLRTAVEVAIPAHIEACLKHGIDILWIGSRTVVNPFSIHEIAEALKGVDIPVLVKNPVNPDLLLWIGALERLSQQGIRKLAAVHRGFSAYRSKPFRNLPIWEIPIELRRLIPGLPVLVDPSHISGNLTMLPHVAQTAIDLAFDGLMIESHIHPEKALTDRDQQLTPAALEELIRCLSLPHGSTREEDVRLVEWRKEIDEIDEKVLQLLGKRMETVNHIGKHKKEAGMDFLQLERWKQVVEDRLEKGTARGLSRNFLLKLLHAIHEEALRKQAGKKE
- a CDS encoding immune inhibitor A — translated: MKRLIFTMILSVMMLFAAAQAQFSRVKLFANHDDMVNLAARGLAIDHGVFKSGVYVICELSERELAIADAAGIRYEVLIPDMTKYYVERNKPFLSRLDEIKHAKYTLSRDWPVPEGFELGTVGGFLSIDQAMAHLDNMATLYPYLISPRYALDYPTHNDQELYWVRLSDNPTTNEDEPEVLYTGMHHAREPIGMQLLVYYMYYLLENYDTDPDVRYIVDNFELYFVPIINMDGYAYNIQNEPSGGGMWRKNRRQNDDGSYGVDLNRNYGYMWGYDDNGSSPYPWDDTYRGPSAFSEPEIMNIRDFCNEHEFMIALNYHSYQNELLYPWGYITDPCPDDAIFNAFGEILTYENAYEYGPASTTIYLTNGSSDDWMYGEQTSKALIYSYTPEVGDGSAGFWPPVPQIIPLCQVNMWQNIMAARLAGPWASLTDLTPAILENKTGLLFFKIKRLGLKDGATYTVSIEPLNDAIDSVSTPFTFSDLDIMETTSAAFIYVLKESIQGGAHIDYLLSINDGFGTISDTIHKYYGTSVVIFEDTASSFQNWISSKWNTTTNQYHSPDKSITDSPYGQYVDNENNIMTLSEPIDLTEEQAAILNFWTKWDIELGYDYVQIFITDDEGANWTPMEGKYTRPGTIYQVSGQPLYHGTQGTWVKEQIDLKQFLGEQIKIRFVLRSDSYVEGDGFYWDDMTVTVVDLATGVVETQNFASQTEGAKISIQPNPASGRVTMDYIIENFNPGNASLVVYDFSGKIVYKTILTDEKGGVSWDITEWSAGMYFYAVRGYENIIASGKLIVK
- a CDS encoding magnesium transporter CorA family protein, which produces MVDTVKIGTLRWHHIVSPSEVDLQYLKDNFHFHPLDIEDCRSTNQRPKIDIYDDYYFMILHFPSFDLQNRFLTIKEVKFFWGEDYVISIDQTRWVVSEMFDDARKRINNKEEIEIGTSDTMLYRILEKLMNSSLNLMRRLGLELDRINEDLFSKRAQKTILQISITRKNIILINTIFKPQLPLFHKFESGQIAGFAENMEDYWGNILDYNQKMWDMAEDYQELIEGLAKTFDSLQTNRINEIMKILTFFSAILLPLTFITGLFGMNIGLPLQNDPRSFIIIIGLMMLVVVTMLFYFKRRKWL
- the asnS gene encoding asparagine--tRNA ligase — encoded protein: MLDHGIKRTKIKELLQSGEVDKEVVAKGWVRTKRESKNVTFITLNDGSTIQNLQMVVQPDTIDQNIIERINTGAGLSVKGTLIESPGAGQRVELLAKDIILYGEANPDEFPLQPKRHSLEFLREKAHLRFRTNTFAAVTRVRHAMIFAIHKFFTDKGFYNIHTPIITGSDAEGAGEMFRVTILDPIKPPLTETGEVDYKQDFFGKQTNLTVSGQLEAELAALALSDVYTFGPTFRAENSNTSRHLAEFWMIEPEMAFYDINDNMDLAEEMLKYLVIYALENCREDLDFLAKRLEDEEKNKKQEERSAMGLIEKLEFVLENEFERITYTEAIDVLINSKPNKQKKFQYVIEKWGTDLQSEHERYLVEKHFNKPVIIADYPREIKAFYMKQNDDSKTVRAMDVLFPQIGEIIGGSQREENMEKLQERFRELHIPEETLWWYLETRKFGTVPHSGFGLGFERLMLFITGMGNIRDVIPFPRTPMNAEF